A stretch of Coxiella endosymbiont of Amblyomma sculptum DNA encodes these proteins:
- the rnhA gene encoding ribonuclease HI has translation MNLECVNTEKRSLKHCVYLYCDGACRGNPGPGGWGVVLRCNGCERQIFNGVSNTTNNKMELTAAIEGLKLLRYSCCVVLTTDSRYLYLGITEWLPVWKKRQWKTGKGKTVKNKVLWKSLEYEVKRHTIYWKWVKGHSGHPENEIADRLANRGIDELY, from the coding sequence ATGAATTTGGAATGTGTAAATACTGAAAAGAGATCGCTAAAACATTGTGTGTATTTATATTGCGATGGCGCTTGTCGCGGAAATCCAGGACCTGGGGGATGGGGGGTTGTACTGCGTTGTAATGGTTGTGAACGGCAAATTTTCAACGGAGTTTCTAATACGACTAATAACAAAATGGAACTAACAGCTGCTATCGAAGGACTCAAATTGCTAAGGTATTCTTGTTGTGTAGTTCTTACTACAGATTCCCGGTATTTGTACCTTGGGATCACCGAGTGGCTTCCTGTCTGGAAGAAAAGACAATGGAAAACTGGTAAGGGCAAGACGGTTAAAAACAAGGTGTTGTGGAAATCTCTAGAATATGAAGTTAAACGCCATACAATTTATTGGAAATGGGTAAAAGGACATAGCGGTCATCCAGAAAATGAAATTGCGGATCGCCTTGCCAATCGCGGTATCGATGAATTGTATTAA
- the thiC gene encoding phosphomethylpyrimidine synthase ThiC, with product MISHPISKKVYFHGNLFPDIRVGMQKIQLTNGDTLILYDTSGPYAGENSAAVSVSFQKTAPRLREQWIKKRPLTTQLDFAKQGIITPEMEYVAIRENQKQDISYKINQEREKRLRGNPLGAQLPQRITPEFVRDEISKGRAILPANVNHPECEPMIIGRNFLVKVNANIGNSVVRSSISEEVDKLIWAVQRGADTVMDLSTGKEITAVREMILRHSPVPVGTVPIYEALEKVRGDIMELNWNVFRRVLVSQAKQGVDYFTIHAGLLRRFIPLTEKRMTGIVSRGGSIVAKWCVMHKKENFLYTHFEEICEIMRTYDVSFSLGDGLRPGSIADANDEAQFSELKVQGELNRIAWKYDVQVMNEGPGHIPLHLIQENMRRQLVCCQEAPFYTLGPLTTDIAPGYDHIASSIGAALVAWQGCALLCYVTPKEHLGLPNKKDVQDGLIAYKIAAHAADLAKGHPAARWRDDLLSQARFEFRWHDQFSLALDPETARTLHDEDLPKESAKHAHFCSLCGPGFCAYKISHEVRSALKEKSAIL from the coding sequence TTGATATCCCACCCCATTTCAAAGAAAGTCTATTTTCACGGAAATCTGTTTCCTGATATTCGGGTAGGTATGCAGAAGATTCAGTTGACAAATGGAGATACGCTGATCCTTTACGACACTTCAGGTCCTTACGCGGGGGAGAATAGTGCCGCCGTTTCTGTCTCGTTTCAAAAAACAGCTCCTCGACTTCGTGAGCAATGGATTAAGAAACGTCCACTTACCACACAATTGGACTTTGCAAAACAAGGAATCATTACACCAGAAATGGAATACGTTGCTATTCGAGAAAATCAGAAACAGGACATTTCGTATAAAATTAATCAAGAACGAGAAAAGCGATTGCGAGGAAACCCTTTAGGAGCTCAACTGCCCCAACGAATCACTCCAGAATTTGTACGGGATGAAATTTCTAAAGGACGCGCCATTCTACCGGCAAATGTTAATCATCCCGAGTGCGAACCAATGATTATCGGAAGAAATTTTCTGGTTAAGGTAAATGCGAATATTGGAAATTCGGTGGTTCGCTCATCTATAAGTGAAGAAGTAGATAAATTAATTTGGGCTGTACAAAGAGGAGCCGATACTGTGATGGATTTATCGACAGGTAAGGAAATTACAGCCGTTCGCGAGATGATTTTACGCCATTCTCCTGTACCTGTTGGTACAGTTCCAATTTATGAAGCCTTAGAGAAAGTTCGTGGAGACATTATGGAACTTAACTGGAACGTTTTTCGCCGTGTATTGGTTTCTCAAGCAAAACAAGGAGTTGATTATTTTACAATTCACGCCGGTCTTCTGAGACGATTTATCCCTCTTACAGAAAAACGTATGACTGGAATTGTATCTCGTGGCGGTTCAATTGTGGCGAAGTGGTGTGTAATGCATAAAAAAGAAAATTTCCTTTATACCCATTTCGAAGAAATATGTGAAATTATGCGCACTTACGATGTCAGTTTTTCGTTAGGCGATGGGTTGCGTCCTGGTTCTATCGCAGACGCCAACGACGAAGCACAATTTTCCGAATTAAAAGTTCAAGGAGAGTTAAATCGTATTGCTTGGAAATACGATGTACAAGTGATGAATGAGGGTCCAGGTCATATTCCTCTTCATTTGATTCAAGAAAATATGAGAAGACAATTGGTGTGTTGCCAAGAAGCACCTTTCTATACGCTTGGTCCTCTGACCACCGATATTGCTCCTGGCTATGACCATATCGCAAGTAGCATTGGTGCAGCCTTAGTCGCATGGCAAGGATGTGCACTTTTATGTTACGTTACTCCGAAAGAGCATTTGGGGTTGCCTAATAAAAAAGATGTCCAAGACGGTTTAATCGCTTACAAAATAGCTGCACACGCAGCGGATTTGGCCAAAGGACATCCGGCTGCGCGATGGAGAGACGATCTACTGTCCCAAGCGCGATTTGAATTTCGTTGGCACGACCAATTTAGTTTGGCGTTGGATCCAGAAACAGCTCGTACACTACACGATGAAGATTTACCGAAAGAATCAGCAAAACACGCGCATTTTTGTTCGTTGTGTGGACCTGGATTTTGTGCTTACAAAATAAGTCATGAAGTGCGTAGTGCTTTAAAAGAAAAAAGCGCAATACTCTGA
- the dnaQ gene encoding DNA polymerase III subunit epsilon has protein sequence MRQIVLDVETTGLDSGAGHRIIEIGCLEMTNRRLTGRNLHFYINPNRSIERNAFAVHGISESFLTDKPLFSDIADELIIFLQGSELIIHNASFDTAFLDYELKLTGRDFQKISDYCQILDTLTIARKKHPGQHNSLDALCRRYHIDNSRRKYHHGALLDTELLAQIYLLMTGGQTNLFESKNFTNSTQLSRIKIQRLGKDRKSFRIIEANEKEKMAHKEFLALLRTKGMCL, from the coding sequence GTGCGACAAATTGTTTTGGATGTAGAGACGACCGGCCTTGACTCAGGTGCAGGGCACCGAATTATTGAGATTGGTTGTTTGGAAATGACCAACAGACGTTTGACAGGTCGGAATTTGCATTTCTATATCAATCCCAATCGCTCTATCGAACGCAATGCTTTTGCTGTACACGGAATTTCTGAAAGTTTTTTGACTGATAAGCCCCTCTTTAGCGATATTGCGGATGAGCTCATTATTTTTCTTCAAGGATCAGAGTTGATTATTCATAATGCTTCTTTCGATACAGCTTTTTTAGACTATGAATTGAAACTTACGGGAAGGGATTTTCAGAAAATCTCCGATTATTGCCAAATTTTGGATACTTTAACCATCGCTCGAAAAAAGCATCCGGGACAGCACAATAGTTTAGACGCTCTTTGTCGGAGATACCATATTGATAATTCCAGACGGAAATACCATCATGGAGCGCTGTTAGATACAGAACTTCTGGCTCAGATTTACTTACTAATGACCGGAGGACAAACCAATTTATTTGAATCAAAAAATTTCACTAATTCCACACAATTGTCTCGAATAAAAATTCAGCGCTTGGGTAAAGACCGAAAATCTTTTCGTATTATAGAAGCGAATGAAAAAGAAAAAATGGCGCACAAAGAATTTTTAGCGTTGTTGAGAACAAAAGGAATGTGTTTGTGA
- the purD gene encoding phosphoribosylamine--glycine ligase yields the protein MRILIIGSGGREHALAWKAAQSDQVKKVWVAPGNAGTFFENKIQNVSIDSYNILALINFAKTNRIDLTIIGPEVPLALGIVDQFRQENLRIFGPTQVAANLEASKSFCKKFLYRHNIPTANFVTFTEQRDALSYLSNQSFPVVIKVSGLAAGKGVFVVQSLTEAQDVIVSIMEKKKFGSAGQEIIIEEFLYGEELSFTVVVDGEHILPLAGSQDHKRLLNGDLGPNTGGMGTYSPVPFLSCILQEKIVNEIVNPTILALRAEGISYQGFLYVGLMIIPENTPKVLEFNVRLGDPETQTLMMRLQSDLIELVLSAVSGGLDKINVVWDPRSALTVVMTSKNYPENNDTQDDIIEGLHRVLTPDAKIFHAGTKKRNGFTVTSGGRVLSITALGFSLKEAQKRAYQIVNQISWPNCHYRNDIGYRAISN from the coding sequence ATGCGTATTTTGATTATTGGTAGCGGAGGTAGAGAACACGCTTTGGCGTGGAAAGCAGCACAATCGGATCAAGTTAAAAAAGTTTGGGTTGCTCCTGGAAACGCCGGGACTTTCTTTGAAAACAAAATACAAAATGTTTCTATCGATTCTTACAATATTCTCGCACTGATTAATTTTGCAAAAACAAACAGGATAGATCTCACTATAATAGGGCCCGAAGTGCCTTTAGCATTGGGAATTGTTGATCAGTTTCGTCAAGAAAATTTGCGGATTTTTGGTCCAACACAAGTAGCTGCAAATCTAGAAGCTTCAAAGAGTTTTTGTAAGAAATTTTTGTATCGACATAACATTCCTACTGCAAATTTTGTGACTTTTACAGAACAAAGGGACGCTTTATCGTATCTGTCCAACCAATCGTTTCCTGTTGTTATTAAGGTCAGCGGGCTTGCGGCAGGAAAAGGTGTGTTTGTCGTGCAGTCTTTAACGGAAGCACAAGATGTGATCGTTTCTATCATGGAGAAGAAAAAATTTGGCTCTGCGGGACAAGAAATCATAATCGAAGAATTTCTGTACGGAGAAGAACTAAGTTTTACTGTGGTAGTCGATGGGGAACACATTTTGCCATTAGCCGGTTCGCAAGATCACAAACGACTATTAAACGGAGATTTAGGTCCAAATACAGGAGGTATGGGTACTTATTCTCCTGTCCCTTTCTTATCTTGTATCTTACAAGAGAAGATAGTGAATGAGATTGTGAACCCCACCATTCTTGCCTTAAGAGCAGAAGGCATCTCTTATCAAGGATTTTTATATGTGGGATTGATGATCATTCCAGAGAATACACCAAAAGTATTGGAATTCAATGTGCGGTTAGGAGATCCAGAAACCCAAACGCTTATGATGCGATTGCAATCAGATTTAATTGAACTAGTTTTATCCGCTGTGTCTGGCGGATTGGACAAAATCAACGTTGTTTGGGACCCAAGATCCGCTCTCACCGTTGTTATGACTTCCAAAAATTATCCTGAAAACAACGATACACAAGACGACATCATCGAAGGTTTACATCGCGTTTTGACGCCTGACGCTAAAATCTTTCACGCAGGCACAAAAAAAAGAAACGGTTTCACCGTAACTAGCGGTGGACGCGTTCTTTCTATAACCGCTTTAGGATTTAGCCTGAAAGAAGCGCAAAAAAGAGCCTACCAAATTGTCAATCAAATCAGTTGGCCTAACTGTCATTATCGAAATGACATTGGTTATCGTGCTATTTCCAATTGA
- a CDS encoding outer membrane beta-barrel protein, whose translation MLIKKLITFATAGVAGFGVASIAVAGGPDYVPVPSSPNYTGIYIEGNAGYVYHPWSSDATTVPGILKDFALISSSSKGDGGSTFGGDLGYQFNQNLALEGGWFYLPKAAFTTVDPGTFTIKGGVAYTALKGMAPVYENACVFGKLGVSYTYNWSSIALASSDLNSTTNVSSCSNYWNPLFAAGMQYYLSPNWSVSAQYTFVPGYRNASSDRFVTPVAHLVTIDIGYKFLI comes from the coding sequence ATGTTGATAAAAAAATTAATAACATTTGCTACTGCTGGTGTTGCCGGTTTTGGTGTCGCTTCCATTGCGGTGGCTGGTGGTCCTGATTATGTTCCCGTTCCTTCGTCACCAAACTATACAGGAATTTATATCGAAGGCAATGCGGGTTATGTTTATCACCCGTGGAGCAGTGATGCAACGACTGTTCCCGGTATACTCAAAGATTTTGCGCTCATTTCAAGCTCCTCCAAAGGGGATGGTGGTTCTACTTTTGGTGGAGATTTGGGTTACCAATTCAATCAAAATCTTGCTCTTGAAGGCGGGTGGTTTTATTTGCCCAAAGCTGCATTTACTACAGTTGATCCAGGAACTTTCACAATAAAGGGTGGTGTTGCTTATACAGCGTTAAAGGGTATGGCTCCTGTTTATGAGAATGCTTGTGTATTTGGAAAGTTGGGGGTTTCTTATACCTACAACTGGTCTAGTATCGCTTTGGCAAGTTCGGATTTAAATAGCACCACTAATGTCAGTAGCTGTTCCAATTATTGGAATCCGTTGTTTGCAGCGGGTATGCAGTACTACCTTTCGCCAAACTGGTCTGTGAGTGCACAATATACTTTTGTACCAGGTTATCGAAACGCATCTTCCGATCGTTTTGTTACACCTGTAGCCCACCTGGTTACAATTGATATTGGTTATAAGTTTTTAATATAG
- the gloB gene encoding hydroxyacylglutathione hydrolase, whose protein sequence is MPYMIFPIPVLNDNYVWTVAHPKNRNAIVIDPGEAEPILNAFKKRNLTLVAILLTHHHWDHTNGIADLLKRVLVSVYGPSEDAIPLCNHFLQDGSLLTLPSLDITFRVLSTPGHTLGHIVYYCDFQWVFTGDTLFTGGCGRIFEGSPRQMYYSLLKLTALPSNTRIYCGHEYTKKNLEFAQMVDPNNLKLKNRIANFQKKDNGKFPALSYSTLRLELDTNPFLRCHQADIQKSLKKHYGHSFSDTISFFAALRRWKDKF, encoded by the coding sequence ATGCCTTACATGATTTTTCCTATTCCTGTTCTTAATGACAATTATGTTTGGACTGTAGCGCATCCAAAGAATCGAAATGCTATAGTAATCGATCCTGGAGAAGCGGAACCGATTCTCAATGCATTCAAGAAAAGAAACTTGACACTAGTAGCTATATTACTTACACATCACCATTGGGACCATACAAACGGTATTGCAGATCTCTTAAAAAGAGTTCTTGTATCCGTTTATGGACCTTCTGAAGATGCAATTCCCTTGTGTAATCACTTCTTACAAGATGGCAGTCTTCTTACTTTACCTTCTCTAGATATTACCTTTCGAGTTTTATCTACTCCAGGACATACCTTAGGTCATATTGTCTACTATTGTGATTTTCAGTGGGTTTTTACTGGAGATACATTATTTACCGGAGGTTGTGGTCGGATTTTCGAAGGTTCACCACGTCAAATGTATTATTCTTTACTCAAGTTGACAGCTCTTCCTTCTAATACCCGTATTTATTGCGGACACGAATATACTAAGAAAAACCTTGAATTCGCTCAGATGGTCGATCCTAACAATCTCAAACTTAAAAATCGCATTGCAAATTTTCAGAAAAAGGACAACGGAAAATTCCCTGCTCTGTCGTATTCAACTCTTCGACTAGAACTTGACACTAATCCGTTTCTCAGATGCCACCAAGCAGACATTCAGAAGAGTCTGAAGAAACATTACGGACATTCTTTCTCTGATACAATCTCCTTTTTCGCAGCTCTGCGTCGATGGAAGGACAAATTTTGA